One genomic window of Vibrio rhizosphaerae includes the following:
- the zapA gene encoding cell division protein ZapA, with protein MSNQAVDVEILGKITRVNCPPGQEDSLIQAAKELDDRLKEMAERTKVTNEVKLLTIAALNICYELQNQIKENQQTTEHLAARMEQLSTSLDRVIHQAERETL; from the coding sequence ATGAGTAATCAAGCGGTTGATGTTGAGATTTTAGGAAAGATAACACGAGTGAATTGTCCCCCGGGACAAGAAGATTCACTGATTCAGGCAGCAAAAGAGCTTGATGATCGTTTGAAAGAAATGGCGGAAAGAACTAAGGTGACTAATGAGGTAAAGTTACTCACGATTGCTGCTTTAAATATTTGTTATGAGTTACAAAACCAGATAAAAGAGAATCAACAAACGACGGAGCATCTCGCAGCTAGAATGGAGCAACTCTCCACATCGCTGGATCGCGTGATTCATCAAGCCGAGCGGGAAACGTTGTAA
- a CDS encoding 5-formyltetrahydrofolate cyclo-ligase produces MHQHNMTRADLRKQIRARRKQLSDAFQQDASARLIRQLCHLPELETSHHVAVYLSTDGELSTRELIEWLWQLGKSTYLPVIHPFSTGQLLFLRYTPDTAMVQNRYGIAEPQLNKQLILPTRQLDLIFTPLVGFDASGHRLGMGGGYYDRTLVPWFKNRSGAKPIGLAHTCQFVEQLPIESWDVPLPKIVTPDKIWDWESNRLSQGQMM; encoded by the coding sequence ATGCATCAACACAACATGACACGCGCTGATTTGAGAAAACAGATCCGCGCAAGAAGAAAACAACTCTCTGATGCGTTTCAGCAAGACGCCAGTGCCCGGCTGATTCGTCAGCTTTGTCACTTACCTGAACTAGAGACCAGTCACCATGTAGCCGTTTATTTATCGACCGATGGGGAATTATCAACCCGCGAATTGATTGAATGGCTCTGGCAGCTGGGCAAATCGACTTACCTCCCCGTGATCCATCCCTTTTCAACAGGCCAACTGCTTTTTTTACGCTATACACCGGATACTGCCATGGTGCAAAACCGTTATGGTATTGCCGAGCCGCAGTTGAATAAACAGCTGATTCTTCCGACACGTCAACTTGATCTGATTTTTACCCCCTTAGTTGGCTTTGATGCATCAGGACACCGTCTCGGGATGGGAGGTGGCTACTATGATCGAACGCTGGTACCTTGGTTTAAAAATAGAAGCGGTGCCAAACCTATCGGGCTCGCCCACACGTGCCAGTTTGTCGAACAGCTTCCTATTGAATCCTGGGACGTTCCACTGCCGAAGATTGTCACCCCTGACAAAATCTGGGACTGGGAGTCAAACCGCCTATCACAGGGCCAAATGATGTGA
- the rpiA gene encoding ribose-5-phosphate isomerase RpiA, whose translation MTQDEMKKEAGWAALKYVIKGGIIGVGTGSTVNHFIDALGSVKNEIKGAVSSSKASTEKLEALGIQVFDCNDVEKLDVYIDGADEINPTRDMIKGGGAALTREKIVAAISETFVCIVDGTKTVDVLGQFPLPIEVIPMAREQVSRALKKLGGEPVYRQGVVTDNGNIILDVHNMQITDPKALESTLNNIPGVVTNGLFAHRGADIVIIGTPEGTRFIE comes from the coding sequence ATGACCCAAGATGAAATGAAAAAAGAGGCAGGATGGGCAGCACTTAAGTATGTCATTAAAGGTGGCATTATCGGCGTTGGCACCGGCTCAACCGTCAATCACTTTATCGACGCCTTAGGGTCAGTCAAAAATGAGATTAAAGGTGCAGTCTCCAGCTCAAAAGCATCAACAGAAAAACTGGAAGCATTAGGGATTCAAGTGTTCGACTGTAATGATGTTGAAAAACTGGATGTCTATATTGATGGTGCCGATGAAATCAATCCGACACGGGATATGATTAAAGGCGGAGGCGCCGCCCTCACCCGGGAAAAAATTGTTGCGGCAATCTCCGAAACATTTGTATGCATTGTTGACGGGACCAAAACAGTTGATGTACTGGGTCAGTTTCCACTGCCAATCGAAGTAATTCCCATGGCCCGTGAACAAGTTTCCCGCGCGCTGAAAAAACTTGGCGGCGAACCGGTTTATCGTCAAGGTGTAGTGACAGATAATGGCAATATTATCCTCGATGTACACAATATGCAGATTACGGACCCGAAAGCATTAGAATCGACACTCAACAACATCCCCGGGGTTGTGACCAACGGCCTGTTTGCACATCGTGGTGCTGATATTGTGATTATCGGTACACCAGAAGGCACCCGATTTATCGAGTAA
- a CDS encoding DUF1107 domain-containing protein yields the protein MRLFKRYTPSMIAKHISRLFKGRIYIDGIGKFEFDQGKLILPEQAEPRHYRTVKEINQEIMRLKYVPA from the coding sequence ATGAGACTGTTTAAGCGCTATACACCGAGTATGATTGCTAAACATATTAGTCGGCTATTTAAAGGCAGAATCTATATTGACGGTATCGGTAAATTTGAGTTCGATCAGGGGAAATTGATACTTCCGGAACAAGCAGAACCAAGACATTACCGAACAGTCAAAGAAATTAATCAGGAAATCATGCGGCTCAAGTACGTACCCGCATAA
- the ubiH gene encoding 2-octaprenyl-6-methoxyphenyl hydroxylase, with amino-acid sequence MKRFDVIISGGAMAGATLALALDASCGGKLRIAVVESYDFSAQAHPGFDARSIALSDGTVQILQAYRLWDAIQPYATPISRIHVSDRGHAGMTEIEAKQQGVSALGYVVELADVGQVYHRLLQERPAIELFCPASIQTVERTTDEVQILLDDQSSLRGKLLVAADGNASACCRQIGIDANVHDFEQVAVIANVALSQEHQGQAFERFTQSGPLALLPMTRQRMSMVWCVRPDALENMLDWDDETFLSQLQQAFGWRLGKMSRIGTRVAYPLKLTYRTRAVSHRFAIIGNAAQTLHPIAGQGFNLGIRDIATLVEEIRHYPDDVGCYAALSAFQHRRTPDRQKTMTMTSALVHIFSNAWFPAVVGRNLGLMAIDNFPVLKQPLLTQTLGHVSR; translated from the coding sequence ATGAAAAGGTTTGATGTCATTATCTCTGGTGGTGCAATGGCTGGAGCAACCCTGGCACTGGCATTAGATGCCAGTTGTGGTGGAAAACTTCGGATCGCAGTGGTTGAGTCGTATGATTTTTCTGCTCAGGCGCATCCCGGATTTGATGCACGCTCAATCGCACTTTCTGACGGAACGGTTCAAATACTTCAAGCGTATCGGCTCTGGGATGCGATTCAACCTTATGCGACACCGATCTCTCGAATCCATGTTTCTGACCGAGGACATGCAGGCATGACGGAGATCGAAGCCAAACAACAAGGCGTGTCTGCGCTGGGATATGTGGTTGAGCTAGCTGATGTAGGGCAGGTTTATCACCGGTTGTTGCAGGAACGTCCCGCGATTGAATTGTTTTGTCCTGCCTCTATCCAAACCGTTGAACGAACGACAGACGAAGTTCAGATTTTGCTCGATGATCAATCGAGTCTCCGCGGCAAACTTTTAGTGGCTGCCGACGGTAATGCTTCAGCCTGTTGCCGTCAGATCGGGATTGATGCCAACGTACATGACTTTGAACAGGTTGCAGTCATTGCGAATGTTGCATTGAGTCAGGAGCATCAAGGTCAAGCCTTTGAACGTTTTACTCAAAGTGGGCCATTAGCATTGTTGCCGATGACACGTCAGCGGATGTCGATGGTGTGGTGCGTGAGACCTGATGCTTTGGAAAACATGCTGGATTGGGATGATGAGACATTCCTGTCTCAGCTCCAGCAAGCATTTGGTTGGCGACTGGGGAAAATGAGTCGTATCGGGACGAGAGTGGCTTATCCGCTCAAGCTGACTTATCGGACGCGGGCTGTTTCGCATCGTTTTGCCATCATCGGTAATGCAGCACAAACGCTCCACCCGATTGCCGGGCAGGGATTTAATCTGGGTATCCGGGATATAGCAACTTTAGTTGAAGAGATTCGACACTATCCGGATGATGTCGGCTGTTATGCAGCGCTGTCTGCTTTCCAACATCGTCGCACGCCGGATCGACAGAAGACGATGACAATGACCTCTGCCTTGGTTCACATTTTCTCCAATGCATGGTTCCCTGCGGTGGTCGGAAGAAATTTAGGATTGATGGCCATTGATAACTTCCCTGTGCTCAAACAACCCTTGTTGACTCAGACGCTGGGACATGTATCTCGTTAG
- the rpoE gene encoding RNA polymerase sigma factor RpoE produces MHEQLTDQVLIERVQSGDKQAFNLLVVKYQNKVCNLIARYVNNSGDVADVAQDTFIKAYRAIPSFRGESAFYTWLYRIAVNTAKNHIVAQSRRPPANDVDAEEAEYYESGNVLKEISNPENITLSKELKHAVFAAIDALPEDLKTAMTLRELEGLSYEEIAVVMNCPVGTVRSRIFRAREAVEKRIGSLL; encoded by the coding sequence ATGCACGAGCAGTTGACTGATCAAGTATTGATTGAGCGCGTTCAGAGTGGAGATAAGCAAGCCTTTAATCTTTTGGTGGTTAAGTACCAGAATAAAGTTTGCAACCTCATCGCCAGATATGTAAACAACAGCGGTGATGTCGCTGATGTCGCTCAGGATACTTTTATTAAAGCCTACCGGGCTATTCCTTCATTTCGGGGAGAAAGTGCATTTTATACGTGGCTCTACAGAATTGCCGTGAATACTGCAAAGAACCATATCGTTGCACAAAGCCGACGTCCTCCTGCAAATGATGTGGATGCTGAAGAGGCTGAATATTACGAAAGTGGCAATGTTTTAAAAGAAATTTCGAACCCAGAGAATATTACGCTGTCGAAAGAATTGAAACATGCCGTATTTGCGGCAATTGATGCATTGCCTGAAGATTTGAAGACCGCAATGACTCTGCGAGAGTTGGAAGGATTAAGCTATGAAGAAATTGCGGTTGTGATGAATTGCCCTGTCGGAACGGTAAGATCACGGATATTTCGAGCACGAGAAGCAGTAGAAAAGCGGATTGGTTCGCTTTTGTAA
- the ygfZ gene encoding tRNA-modifying protein YgfZ, whose translation MNQENNFHPFEHTPETPLPNLILTHLTSWGYISAIGADQKSYLQGQITCDIVSLAKDQSTFGAHCDAKGKVWSVFRIFQHKNGYAMFQPASAIDAALQALKKYAVFSKIELTQGHDVLLGVMGQDAENYIDHLSDTRGDVRDFEGGTAVKISAQRWLVLANESTAQSLIAQFQGEKVAESLWTRFDIEEALPIVTADEQEQHIPQALNLQALGGISFSKGCYTGQEIVARAKYRGTNKRAMYVLKGNIDATLNHEQPLELERSVGDNWRHAGRFLAVYPFSDHTAIGLIILPNNLDEDTRFRIAGSPQTEWMIQPLPYALDDES comes from the coding sequence ATGAACCAAGAAAACAACTTTCACCCTTTCGAACATACGCCAGAGACGCCATTACCGAATTTAATCCTCACACATCTCACATCATGGGGATACATTTCCGCCATCGGCGCAGATCAGAAATCTTATTTACAAGGTCAGATTACCTGCGACATTGTCTCGCTTGCTAAAGATCAATCAACATTCGGTGCTCATTGCGATGCCAAAGGAAAAGTCTGGTCGGTATTTCGAATTTTCCAGCACAAGAATGGCTACGCGATGTTCCAACCCGCCAGCGCAATCGATGCAGCGCTGCAAGCGCTCAAAAAATATGCGGTATTTTCCAAAATCGAACTCACACAGGGTCATGATGTTCTCCTTGGCGTCATGGGCCAAGATGCTGAAAATTACATCGATCATCTCAGTGATACCCGAGGTGATGTCAGGGATTTCGAAGGCGGAACTGCAGTCAAAATTTCGGCCCAGCGTTGGTTAGTACTGGCCAACGAATCCACGGCACAGTCATTGATAGCCCAATTTCAGGGTGAAAAAGTCGCTGAAAGCTTATGGACCCGTTTTGACATTGAAGAAGCGCTCCCGATTGTGACGGCAGATGAACAAGAACAACACATTCCTCAGGCGCTGAATCTTCAGGCACTCGGTGGAATTAGCTTTAGCAAAGGCTGTTATACAGGGCAGGAAATCGTAGCACGGGCAAAATATCGTGGCACCAACAAGCGCGCGATGTACGTACTCAAAGGCAATATTGATGCGACGCTCAACCACGAGCAACCGCTTGAACTGGAACGTTCGGTCGGGGACAATTGGCGTCATGCTGGTCGCTTTCTGGCTGTCTACCCATTCAGTGACCATACCGCAATCGGTCTGATCATCCTGCCAAACAATCTAGATGAAGATACCCGTTTCAGAATCGCTGGCTCACCACAAACAGAGTGGATGATACAGCCACTGCCTTATGCACTGGACGATGAATCCTAA
- a CDS encoding YecA/YgfB family protein — protein MSDNKFPEYKAFADTLKSVSLSVTPAELHGLLTGMLSGGLSPEDGRWQPLLFDYTNDGMGWPMAALGLASELMAHTAEEITQHHFQLWLCLPAGDGEHGLFELADGVSEWINHFISGLGLAHPDVNKLSDDAKEALADLEEMARLGIDEDDDLEEQALLLEQVIEHVKACVLAIHAEYGVQLKNENKRPTIH, from the coding sequence ATGAGTGACAATAAGTTTCCTGAATATAAGGCTTTTGCTGATACGCTAAAGTCTGTTTCCCTCTCTGTAACACCCGCCGAACTACATGGGCTTTTAACGGGTATGTTATCCGGTGGTCTGAGCCCGGAAGATGGGCGCTGGCAGCCGTTATTATTTGATTATACCAATGATGGGATGGGGTGGCCGATGGCTGCACTGGGATTGGCCAGTGAGCTGATGGCTCATACGGCTGAAGAAATCACACAGCACCATTTTCAGCTATGGTTGTGTCTACCCGCCGGCGATGGTGAACACGGTCTGTTTGAATTAGCGGATGGGGTTTCTGAATGGATCAATCATTTTATCTCCGGACTGGGATTAGCTCACCCGGATGTGAACAAGCTATCGGATGATGCCAAAGAAGCTTTGGCTGATTTAGAGGAGATGGCTCGGCTCGGAATTGATGAAGATGATGATCTCGAGGAACAGGCATTGCTCCTCGAGCAGGTGATCGAGCATGTGAAAGCTTGTGTCTTGGCGATTCATGCAGAATATGGTGTTCAGCTAAAGAACGAAAATAAGCGGCCCACAATCCACTAA
- a CDS encoding FAD-dependent 2-octaprenylphenol hydroxylase, which yields MMQSFDIAIIGGGMVGLTFAAALKNTDLRIAVIEGYTPEPILSEKPDIRVSALSRASEYIFKNTGIWDGIIRRRASPYHKMHVWEKDSFARIEFDSQQLAQPDLGHIVENRVIQLAALDVVQSQQNVTFFMPARCQSLVVGESEVWLTLDNRSALTAKLVVGADGANSWVRQQQDIPLTHWDYGHAALVANVMTEEPHQQTARQIFTPQGPLAFLPLADPHLCSIVWSTEPQRAETLLNMTTEQFNRSLCTEFDRHLGLCELVSERAVFPLKMRYARDFVCERIALAGDAAHTIHPLAGQGVNLGLLDAASLAQEIKMLWQQGKDIGYQRNLRQYERWRKAEAAKMIAAMQGFKTLFSGEFPVKKLVRGIGMSVLNQVPNVKNEMMLRALGVRGDLPELAKLMNSE from the coding sequence ATGATGCAAAGTTTTGATATTGCCATTATCGGTGGTGGTATGGTTGGCCTGACATTCGCGGCAGCGCTGAAGAATACCGATTTAAGAATTGCTGTAATTGAAGGCTATACACCTGAACCGATATTGAGTGAAAAACCGGATATTCGTGTGTCTGCGTTGAGCCGTGCCAGTGAATATATCTTCAAAAACACGGGGATTTGGGATGGCATTATCCGGCGTCGGGCATCGCCTTATCACAAGATGCATGTCTGGGAAAAAGACAGCTTTGCCCGGATTGAGTTTGACAGCCAACAACTTGCCCAGCCTGACTTAGGCCATATTGTGGAGAACCGGGTGATTCAACTGGCTGCTTTGGATGTGGTTCAGTCTCAACAGAATGTCACGTTTTTTATGCCTGCCCGTTGTCAGAGTCTGGTGGTGGGGGAAAGTGAAGTCTGGTTGACTCTGGATAATCGCAGTGCGCTCACCGCTAAGTTAGTTGTCGGTGCGGATGGGGCAAACTCTTGGGTTCGTCAGCAGCAGGATATTCCCCTGACGCATTGGGATTACGGTCATGCTGCTTTAGTTGCAAATGTGATGACGGAAGAACCGCATCAGCAGACTGCCCGGCAGATCTTTACACCTCAGGGGCCGTTAGCGTTTTTACCATTGGCGGATCCGCATCTGTGTTCGATTGTCTGGTCCACAGAGCCTCAGCGGGCCGAAACATTGCTAAACATGACGACAGAGCAATTCAACCGTTCACTGTGTACTGAATTTGACCGACATCTGGGGTTATGTGAGTTGGTGAGCGAGCGAGCCGTCTTCCCTCTGAAAATGCGTTATGCACGAGATTTTGTCTGTGAACGTATCGCATTAGCCGGAGATGCTGCCCATACAATTCATCCACTGGCAGGTCAGGGCGTGAATCTTGGATTGCTTGATGCTGCATCATTAGCTCAGGAAATCAAAATGTTATGGCAGCAAGGAAAAGACATTGGATATCAGCGGAACCTGCGTCAATATGAACGCTGGAGAAAAGCGGAAGCTGCAAAGATGATTGCGGCAATGCAGGGATTTAAAACATTATTTTCCGGAGAGTTTCCGGTGAAAAAATTAGTTCGGGGGATAGGGATGTCGGTATTGAACCAAGTGCCGAATGTCAAAAATGAAATGATGTTGCGGGCGTTAGGGGTTCGGGGTGACTTACCTGAATTGGCGAAACTAATGAATTCTGAGTGA
- the serA gene encoding phosphoglycerate dehydrogenase gives MAKVSLEKNKIKILLLEGVHNSAVDVLQEAGYTNIEYHKGSLSEAELLEAIQDAHFVGIRSRTNLTENVINAAKKLVGIGCFCIGTNQVDLGAAAKRGIPVFNAPFSNTRSVAELVMGEILLLLRGIPEKNALAHRGIWKKSADQSFEARGKNLGIIGYGHIGTQLGIIAENLGMRVYYYDIENKLSLGNAIQVASLAELLGKSDVISLHVPETPDTKNMISTQEFAQMKPNSIFINAARGTVVDIDALCGALESGQITGAAIDVFPVEPKTNADPFESPLLQFDNVILTPHVGGSTQEAQENIGIEVAGKIVKYSDNGSTVSSVNLPEVSLPELRECSRLLHIHQNRPGILNQINTIFAQDGINIAAQYLQTSADVGYVVIDVETARSEEALRKLKKIEGTIRARILH, from the coding sequence ATGGCCAAGGTTTCATTGGAAAAAAACAAAATTAAGATTTTACTTCTTGAGGGTGTTCATAACTCTGCCGTCGATGTGCTTCAGGAAGCTGGCTATACCAATATCGAATATCACAAAGGTTCATTATCCGAAGCCGAACTATTAGAAGCGATTCAGGATGCACACTTTGTCGGTATTCGTTCCCGAACCAACCTGACGGAGAATGTCATCAACGCAGCGAAAAAACTGGTTGGAATCGGCTGCTTTTGTATCGGCACCAATCAAGTCGATTTAGGTGCAGCGGCAAAACGTGGTATTCCCGTCTTTAATGCCCCGTTCTCCAATACCCGTAGTGTCGCCGAGCTGGTGATGGGTGAAATCTTGTTGCTTCTGCGCGGCATTCCAGAAAAAAATGCCCTAGCACACCGCGGTATCTGGAAAAAAAGTGCCGATCAAAGCTTTGAAGCACGCGGGAAAAACCTCGGTATCATTGGCTATGGTCATATCGGAACTCAGCTAGGAATTATTGCTGAAAACTTAGGCATGCGGGTTTATTACTACGATATCGAGAATAAACTGTCTCTGGGAAATGCCATTCAGGTTGCATCTCTGGCAGAGTTATTGGGCAAGAGTGATGTCATCTCTTTGCATGTCCCTGAAACGCCGGACACCAAGAATATGATTTCCACTCAAGAATTTGCTCAAATGAAACCAAATTCAATTTTCATCAACGCAGCACGAGGCACCGTTGTTGATATCGATGCGCTATGCGGCGCATTGGAATCTGGACAAATCACCGGTGCTGCAATTGACGTATTCCCTGTTGAACCGAAAACTAACGCCGACCCGTTCGAATCACCACTGCTTCAGTTTGACAATGTCATTCTGACACCGCATGTCGGTGGTTCAACGCAAGAAGCGCAAGAAAACATCGGTATCGAAGTGGCCGGTAAGATTGTCAAATACTCTGATAATGGTTCGACTGTTTCCAGCGTCAACTTGCCAGAAGTATCCCTGCCAGAACTCAGAGAATGTTCTCGCCTACTGCACATTCACCAAAACCGTCCGGGTATCCTGAATCAAATCAACACGATCTTCGCTCAGGATGGCATCAACATTGCTGCGCAGTATCTGCAAACATCGGCTGATGTCGGTTATGTGGTGATTGATGTTGAGACCGCCCGCTCTGAAGAAGCATTGCGTAAGCTAAAGAAAATCGAAGGTACAATCCGCGCTCGAATTCTGCATTAA
- the nadB gene encoding L-aspartate oxidase, translated as MHVNQEHQCDVLVIGSGAAGLSLALRVAKKCQVIVLSKGPWSEGATYYAQGGIAAVFDESDSIESHVQDTLIAGGGICEEATVRFIAENAKKCVQWLIDGGVPFDLDEDSDEDHPKYHLTREGGHSHRRILHAADATGMAMQTSLQDNVINHPNIRVLERHNALDLITEDKIGGDPKKVIGAYVWNRNDEHVETIKAKFIILATGGASKVYQYTSNPDVSSGDGIAMAWRAGCRVANLEFNQFHPTCLYHPDSRNFLLTEALRGEGAFLRRPDGTRFMPDFDERAELAPRDVVARAIDYEMKRIGADCMYLDISHKPADFIEKHFPTIYTRLQSLGIDMTKEPIPIVPAAHYTCGGVMVNRQGETDLQQLYAIGEVSYTGLHGANRMASNSLLECVVYARSAAQDILSKLEHAQLAKSLPPWDESQVTCSDEEVVIQHNWHELRLFMWDYMGIVRTDKRLERALRRIHLLQQETHEYYSHFRVSNNLIELRNLLQVAELMICCAMQRKESRGLHYTLDYPEQLANSGPTILDPKDFT; from the coding sequence ATGCATGTAAATCAAGAGCATCAGTGTGATGTACTCGTCATCGGTAGCGGTGCTGCCGGGCTTTCACTCGCACTGCGTGTCGCCAAAAAATGCCAGGTTATTGTTCTGAGTAAAGGCCCCTGGAGTGAAGGCGCAACTTATTATGCTCAGGGAGGCATCGCAGCTGTATTCGATGAATCCGACAGTATTGAATCGCACGTCCAAGATACGCTGATTGCCGGTGGCGGTATCTGTGAAGAAGCAACGGTTCGTTTTATTGCTGAAAATGCTAAAAAGTGTGTTCAGTGGCTGATTGATGGCGGTGTCCCCTTTGATCTGGACGAAGATAGTGACGAGGATCATCCGAAATATCACCTGACCCGGGAAGGTGGTCATAGCCATCGCCGAATTCTCCATGCTGCGGACGCAACCGGGATGGCGATGCAGACCTCTTTACAAGATAATGTTATCAATCATCCGAATATCAGAGTGCTGGAGCGCCACAATGCACTCGATCTGATCACGGAAGACAAAATCGGTGGTGACCCGAAGAAGGTGATCGGTGCCTACGTCTGGAACCGCAATGATGAACACGTCGAAACAATTAAAGCAAAATTTATCATTCTGGCGACTGGTGGCGCGTCCAAAGTATACCAATACACATCTAATCCTGATGTTTCATCGGGAGATGGCATTGCTATGGCATGGCGAGCTGGATGTCGGGTTGCCAATCTAGAATTCAACCAGTTTCATCCGACTTGTCTGTATCATCCGGATTCACGTAACTTTTTGCTGACCGAAGCTTTACGGGGAGAAGGCGCTTTCTTACGCCGTCCCGATGGTACTCGATTCATGCCGGATTTTGACGAGCGGGCGGAGCTTGCACCGAGAGATGTTGTCGCCAGAGCCATCGACTATGAAATGAAACGGATTGGCGCAGATTGTATGTATCTGGATATCAGCCATAAACCGGCCGATTTTATTGAGAAACATTTCCCGACGATTTATACCCGCTTACAGAGCCTGGGTATCGACATGACCAAAGAACCGATCCCGATTGTTCCCGCGGCACACTACACCTGTGGCGGTGTCATGGTAAACCGGCAAGGGGAAACCGATCTGCAACAGCTTTATGCCATCGGTGAAGTCAGCTACACCGGTTTACATGGAGCAAACCGGATGGCGTCGAACTCGTTACTGGAATGTGTGGTTTATGCCCGTTCTGCGGCACAAGATATTCTCAGTAAACTTGAACATGCTCAGCTTGCCAAATCACTTCCGCCATGGGATGAAAGCCAAGTCACCTGCTCTGATGAAGAAGTCGTTATTCAACATAACTGGCATGAACTGCGGCTCTTTATGTGGGATTACATGGGGATCGTTCGCACCGATAAGCGCTTAGAACGCGCTCTGAGAAGGATTCATCTGCTTCAACAGGAAACCCATGAGTACTACAGTCATTTCCGAGTTTCCAATAATCTAATCGAACTCAGAAACTTACTTCAGGTGGCCGAATTAATGATCTGTTGTGCAATGCAACGCAAGGAAAGCCGCGGATTGCATTACACGCTGGATTATCCTGAGCAATTGGCGAATAGCGGTCCAACTATCCTTGATCCGAAAGACTTTACCTGA
- a CDS encoding FAD assembly factor SdhE: protein MYTDEEKARIKWACRRGMLELDVVIMSFFEECFEQLSESDQQDFVSLLECDDPDLFTWLMGHKRSENLSHASMVDKIVAYNLGKVR, encoded by the coding sequence ATGTATACCGACGAAGAGAAAGCCCGGATTAAATGGGCATGCCGGCGTGGTATGTTGGAACTAGATGTGGTGATTATGTCATTCTTTGAAGAATGTTTTGAGCAATTGAGTGAATCCGATCAGCAGGATTTTGTCTCCCTGTTGGAATGTGATGATCCGGATCTCTTCACTTGGCTGATGGGGCACAAGCGGAGTGAAAATCTTAGTCATGCTTCAATGGTTGATAAGATAGTTGCTTATAACCTTGGTAAAGTCCGTTAA
- a CDS encoding aminoacyl-tRNA deacylase: protein MNPNRDSQVLEFLRQQQVPHRLLLQQEAAVTIAAAAILRGVRPAQMVKCILLRDMRERYALACVPGDLSVDPKKVRSYLGWKRMTCATRDQVLQVTGYAVGAVPPLQLKTPMPILFDPKITQEPEITISSGHLYASIAMQVNDLVQLVQPSLISIHREPLFD from the coding sequence ATGAATCCTAATCGGGATAGCCAAGTGCTCGAGTTCCTCAGACAGCAGCAGGTACCACACCGGCTGCTGTTACAACAAGAAGCAGCCGTTACCATCGCAGCGGCTGCAATCTTACGTGGCGTTCGCCCCGCACAGATGGTCAAATGCATCCTACTCAGAGATATGCGTGAGCGTTATGCCCTCGCTTGTGTACCGGGAGACTTGTCTGTGGATCCCAAAAAAGTCAGATCTTACCTTGGGTGGAAAAGAATGACGTGTGCAACTCGCGACCAAGTCCTACAAGTGACTGGTTATGCCGTTGGCGCAGTGCCGCCTTTGCAACTCAAAACGCCAATGCCGATTCTGTTCGACCCTAAAATCACCCAAGAGCCAGAAATTACCATCAGCAGCGGGCACCTCTATGCGAGCATTGCGATGCAAGTTAATGACTTGGTTCAGCTTGTTCAACCTTCTCTTATCTCAATTCATCGTGAGCCGTTGTTTGATTAA